In one Nitrospirota bacterium genomic region, the following are encoded:
- a CDS encoding PHP domain-containing protein yields MRTYAADLHIHTCLSPCAELDMTPRRIVEEAARKGLDIIAVTDHNSAENAGAAVRAGERAGLAVLPAMEITSGEEAHVLGFFPSVQAALRVQEAVYASLPRGAADGRDWQVVVNESDEVESFNRRLLFGATAFGLKELVALIRREGGLAVASHVDRGAFSVSSQMGFVPEDLRFDAVEVLEHERADQVLLFHPGVTRLMSSDAHHVEEVGRRRSFFTLGGACFEEIALALRGAEGRGVRCPA; encoded by the coding sequence ATGAGGACCTACGCCGCCGACCTGCACATCCACACCTGCCTGTCCCCCTGCGCGGAACTGGACATGACGCCCCGGCGCATCGTGGAGGAAGCGGCCCGAAAAGGGCTTGACATAATAGCCGTCACGGACCATAATTCCGCGGAGAACGCGGGGGCGGCCGTGCGGGCCGGGGAGCGCGCCGGGCTCGCGGTGCTGCCCGCCATGGAGATAACCTCCGGCGAGGAGGCCCACGTCCTGGGCTTCTTCCCCTCGGTGCAGGCCGCCCTGAGGGTGCAGGAGGCGGTCTACGCCTCGCTTCCCCGGGGTGCCGCCGACGGGCGCGACTGGCAGGTGGTGGTCAACGAGTCCGACGAAGTGGAGAGCTTCAACCGGAGGCTCCTCTTCGGGGCCACCGCCTTCGGGCTCAAGGAGCTGGTGGCCCTCATCCGGAGGGAGGGGGGCCTGGCCGTAGCGAGCCACGTGGACAGGGGGGCCTTCAGCGTCTCCTCCCAGATGGGGTTCGTGCCCGAGGACCTGCGCTTCGACGCCGTGGAGGTCCTGGAGCACGAGCGAGCGGACCAGGTGCTCCTGTTTCACCCGGGGGTGACCCGGCTCATGTCCTCCGACGCCCATCACGTGGAGGAGGTGGGCAGGAGGAGAAGCTTCTTTACCCTGGGCGGGGCGTGCTTCGAGGAGATAGCCCT